The Solibacillus sp. FSL W7-1436 genome window below encodes:
- a CDS encoding YqkE family protein — protein MAKKKQQRTTNEFELPKDKAATLADQLGGDVLAKLKAAKQEMVADEKAKEEERLAKAAFERKQREKNMSFEELLNQYGDKGSKF, from the coding sequence ATGGCAAAAAAGAAACAGCAAAGAACGACGAATGAATTCGAGCTTCCAAAGGATAAGGCGGCAACATTGGCAGATCAGTTAGGCGGCGATGTATTGGCCAAGCTGAAGGCAGCGAAGCAGGAAATGGTGGCCGACGAAAAGGCGAAAGAAGAAGAGCGTCTGGCAAAAGCGGCATTCGAACGCAAACAACGCGAAAAAAATATGAGCTTTGAAGAACTGTTAAATCAATACGGCGATAAAGGTTCGAAATTTTAA
- the liaF gene encoding cell wall-active antibiotics response protein LiaF yields the protein MPKITSDQLAIIAISMALVVLIELTLFNNGTVFLLILGALFLFFSFKKKKRYLLWTGLVLLFFAIINIWTLRLLIIGVLIFLLYQYLTKKEQVMEIKSHFANTSNQNQLIGTTSAPTESYHWKDVHIQRFIGDITIDATDTILPNGKSIIVIHQSLGKVRVIVPYEVTIQLHYSTLYGEAAYLHYAPKQCINEQLLFEDGEMDAKRVLVVYVTSWIGDVEVQRG from the coding sequence ATGCCGAAAATTACATCTGATCAGCTTGCCATTATCGCGATTAGTATGGCGCTTGTCGTATTGATCGAATTGACTCTTTTCAATAATGGCACCGTGTTTTTACTGATTTTAGGTGCACTGTTTCTATTTTTCAGCTTTAAAAAGAAGAAGCGTTACTTATTATGGACGGGACTCGTTCTATTATTCTTTGCTATTATTAATATATGGACATTGCGCCTTTTAATCATTGGTGTGCTTATCTTTCTTTTATACCAATACTTAACGAAAAAAGAGCAAGTGATGGAAATCAAAAGCCACTTTGCCAATACATCAAATCAGAACCAATTGATCGGAACAACAAGTGCCCCGACAGAAAGCTATCATTGGAAAGATGTTCATATCCAACGCTTTATCGGCGATATTACGATCGATGCGACCGATACCATTTTACCGAACGGAAAATCGATTATTGTTATCCATCAGTCTTTAGGAAAAGTTCGGGTTATCGTGCCTTATGAAGTGACGATTCAGCTCCATTATTCCACTTTATACGGTGAAGCAGCCTATCTGCACTATGCGCCAAAGCAATGTATTAATGAACAGCTCCTTTTTGAAGACGGCGAAATGGATGCAAAACGTGTTCTTGTCGTTTATGTGACATCTTGGATTGGCGATGTGGAGGTGCAGCGCGGATGA
- a CDS encoding alpha/beta hydrolase: protein MKKRTLFLSGSIVTTLLAAATTITGVVMTNHIMYIKKKDDAFIREREIAAKRFDEAWYEGCPKEILSIDSPNGYKISGIYLKPLETKNTVIICHGVTENKINSMRYARMFERLGFNAFVYDHRRHGESQGKTTSYGHYEKYDLQAVVETIRSITGEDALLGIHGESMGAATTLLYAGSLADNADFYVSDCAFSNFPALLKRIFESVVPIDSKYTLPFADFFMRIRDGYSVKEVMPIDAVKHIQKPVLFIHSTPDDFIPSSMTEELYEQKPEPKMLKLFEKGEHAKSFNDNPGDYEQTVAKFLHDYVPAYRNITDSLL from the coding sequence ATGAAGAAACGCACACTGTTTTTATCCGGCAGTATTGTAACAACGCTGCTGGCAGCTGCTACAACGATCACTGGTGTCGTGATGACAAATCACATTATGTATATAAAGAAGAAGGACGATGCTTTTATCCGCGAGCGTGAAATCGCGGCAAAACGCTTTGATGAAGCATGGTATGAAGGCTGCCCGAAAGAAATTTTATCGATTGATTCTCCAAATGGCTATAAAATAAGCGGCATCTATTTAAAACCTTTGGAAACGAAAAATACAGTCATTATCTGCCATGGCGTCACTGAAAATAAAATTAACTCGATGCGCTATGCCCGTATGTTCGAACGGCTCGGTTTTAATGCATTTGTATACGATCACCGCCGTCACGGAGAATCTCAAGGGAAAACAACAAGTTACGGCCATTACGAAAAATACGATTTACAGGCAGTAGTCGAGACAATCCGGTCTATTACCGGTGAAGATGCCCTCTTAGGTATTCACGGGGAATCGATGGGCGCGGCAACGACACTGCTCTATGCAGGCTCGTTAGCAGATAATGCGGATTTCTATGTTTCCGACTGTGCTTTTTCGAACTTTCCCGCGCTTCTGAAACGGATTTTTGAAAGTGTTGTACCGATTGATTCGAAATATACACTCCCTTTCGCCGACTTTTTCATGCGGATCCGCGATGGCTATTCCGTAAAGGAAGTCATGCCGATTGATGCTGTAAAACACATTCAAAAGCCCGTCCTCTTTATTCACAGTACGCCGGATGATTTTATTCCTTCCTCAATGACCGAAGAACTGTACGAACAAAAACCCGAACCTAAAATGCTGAAACTGTTCGAAAAAGGCGAGCATGCGAAATCATTCAACGATAACCCGGGTGATTATGAACAAACGGTTGCCAAGTTCCTGCACGATTATGTGCCGGCATACCGCAATATAACGGATTCTTTATTATAA
- a CDS encoding VanZ family protein, whose translation MKKRIVLVITGVIVVIIMSNMSYEQQTIVPALKDLLKDKPFEAWLSQFEIPYWGKIISVETRGYFQFLEFLIRKATHFFGYGLLAVIFYTLYRKLKLHFPIVLAFVTVVVIASLDEYRQSMIPGRSGLVEDVVLDACGALTLLVLAKLIIVVFKKDSTRK comes from the coding sequence ATGAAAAAGCGGATTGTTCTCGTCATCACCGGGGTAATCGTTGTCATAATCATGTCCAATATGAGCTATGAGCAGCAAACGATTGTTCCGGCGTTAAAAGATCTGTTAAAAGACAAACCTTTTGAAGCATGGTTAAGTCAGTTTGAAATTCCTTATTGGGGAAAAATTATATCGGTTGAAACACGAGGCTATTTTCAATTTCTAGAGTTCCTGATTAGGAAAGCTACCCATTTCTTCGGATACGGTTTATTAGCGGTTATATTCTATACTTTATACCGTAAGCTGAAATTACACTTTCCGATCGTTCTTGCCTTTGTTACAGTCGTAGTAATCGCAAGCCTCGATGAATACCGCCAAAGTATGATTCCGGGTCGCAGCGGCCTCGTAGAAGATGTCGTGCTCGATGCATGTGGTGCGTTAACATTGCTGGTGCTCGCAAAACTTATTATTGTTGTATTTAAAAAAGATAGCACACGAAAATAG
- a CDS encoding lmo0954 family membrane protein, with product MKKFFLYSAAFITAIIALCMLAPLAGLLISGALLAAGLHYYTESKSTFGKVMSLVVALAGLVSALSNIPGFIGLAAIGVLFYLYKARKNEKIEFLPGKKEDEDPFTNFEREWANLNK from the coding sequence ATGAAAAAGTTTTTCTTATATTCAGCGGCTTTCATCACAGCGATCATCGCACTTTGCATGCTTGCACCATTAGCCGGCTTATTAATCTCAGGAGCACTTCTGGCAGCAGGTCTTCACTATTACACAGAAAGTAAATCTACTTTCGGGAAAGTAATGAGCCTGGTTGTCGCTTTAGCCGGTTTAGTAAGCGCATTATCAAACATCCCTGGCTTTATCGGTTTAGCTGCAATCGGTGTATTGTTTTATCTGTACAAAGCACGTAAAAACGAAAAGATTGAATTTTTACCAGGTAAAAAAGAAGACGAAGATCCATTTACAAACTTTGAACGCGAATGGGCAAATTTAAACAAATAG
- a CDS encoding S-ribosylhomocysteine lyase, protein MATEKTNVESFDLDHTIVAAPYVRLAGTKEGAKGDVVTKYDIRFKQPNKEHMEMPALHSLEHLMADRIRNHSDAVVDISPMGCQTGFYVSFMNYDDYEGVLAILEKTVQDVLAATSVPACNEVQCGWAASHSLEGAQQLAKEFLAKRDEWHIVFNS, encoded by the coding sequence ATGGCAACAGAAAAAACGAATGTAGAGAGCTTTGATTTGGACCATACGATAGTGGCCGCACCTTATGTACGTCTAGCGGGCACAAAAGAAGGGGCGAAGGGGGATGTCGTGACAAAATATGATATCCGCTTCAAACAGCCGAATAAAGAACATATGGAAATGCCGGCACTTCATTCACTGGAACATTTAATGGCAGACCGTATCCGCAATCACAGTGATGCGGTTGTCGATATCTCGCCGATGGGATGTCAAACAGGCTTTTATGTTTCCTTTATGAATTATGATGACTATGAAGGCGTACTGGCGATTTTGGAAAAGACTGTTCAGGATGTGTTGGCGGCGACTTCTGTTCCTGCCTGCAATGAAGTCCAGTGCGGTTGGGCGGCAAGCCATAGTTTAGAAGGTGCGCAGCAGTTGGCGAAAGAATTTTTAGCCAAACGCGATGAATGGCATATCGTTTTTAATAGTTAA
- a CDS encoding acetyl-CoA C-acetyltransferase — translation MTEVVIVSAVRTPIGAFQGALKDISAPTLGSIVIKEALNRARLDPSTVDEVIMGNVLAAGLGQNPARQASIQAGLPYTVPAMTINKVCGSGLKAVHLAAQAIIAGDAEIVVAGGFENMSQAPYIMRNAREGFRMGDQKIIDTLIQDGLWCAFNDYHMGMTAENLCDQYDITRQEQDEFAARSQARASEAISANKFAEEIVPVEIPQRKGESVIFSQDEYVKHGTTAEKLNGLRPAFKKDGSVTAGNASGINDGAAAVIVMSKQRAFELGLTPLATIVANASAGVDPSVMGIGPVTAVKKVLSKANVTLDKMDLIEANEAFAAQAIAVDRELAFNHDKLNVNGGAIALGHPIGASGTRILVTLLHEMQKRDAKLGLATLCIGGGQGVATIVQR, via the coding sequence ATGACAGAAGTTGTAATAGTAAGTGCAGTACGTACGCCAATTGGTGCTTTTCAGGGGGCATTAAAAGATATTTCGGCTCCGACTTTAGGGAGTATTGTAATAAAAGAAGCATTGAATCGTGCCCGATTAGATCCATCAACAGTTGATGAAGTTATTATGGGGAACGTTCTTGCAGCAGGTTTAGGTCAAAATCCGGCAAGACAGGCAAGTATCCAAGCCGGTTTACCATATACAGTTCCAGCGATGACAATTAATAAAGTATGTGGATCAGGTTTAAAGGCCGTTCATCTGGCAGCACAGGCAATCATTGCCGGGGATGCGGAAATTGTTGTCGCTGGAGGGTTTGAAAATATGAGTCAAGCACCCTATATTATGCGAAATGCAAGAGAAGGTTTCCGCATGGGCGATCAAAAAATTATCGATACTTTAATTCAGGATGGCTTATGGTGTGCATTTAATGATTATCATATGGGGATGACTGCCGAAAACCTATGTGATCAATATGACATTACTCGTCAGGAACAGGATGAATTTGCAGCCCGTTCCCAAGCCCGTGCATCGGAAGCAATTTCCGCAAATAAATTCGCTGAAGAAATTGTTCCTGTAGAAATTCCTCAACGTAAAGGGGAGTCGGTTATTTTTTCACAAGATGAATACGTAAAACATGGAACAACAGCAGAAAAACTAAACGGATTACGACCTGCTTTCAAGAAAGACGGTTCGGTTACTGCAGGGAACGCTTCCGGCATTAATGACGGAGCTGCAGCGGTTATCGTTATGTCAAAGCAGCGCGCTTTTGAGTTAGGCCTTACACCACTTGCTACGATCGTCGCAAATGCGAGCGCAGGGGTTGACCCTTCCGTAATGGGGATCGGACCGGTAACTGCAGTGAAAAAAGTTTTGTCGAAAGCGAATGTAACATTGGATAAAATGGATTTAATTGAAGCGAACGAAGCATTCGCAGCTCAGGCGATTGCAGTTGATCGCGAATTGGCGTTCAATCATGATAAACTAAATGTAAACGGCGGGGCAATTGCACTTGGTCACCCAATCGGGGCAAGCGGAACACGTATTTTGGTTACGTTATTACATGAAATGCAAAAACGTGATGCAAAATTAGGTCTTGCAACATTATGTATTGGTGGCGGACAGGGTGTTGCAACAATTGTCCAACGCTAA
- a CDS encoding PspA/IM30 family protein, whose translation MRNLFTKFKYSIQADLHDMFDKKVDKNPIKMLNHYIREAEKQTEETGKLLARQAQLKKELEIQLSQTIEMLEKRENQLLLAQSTEEAELITFAQEEVTAYTARKHALLSSIDAANTEYFALERKFETMKHKIKDMKVRQLQLMGKENVVRANHQMDKVLTSDNAGNFDELSTYIDELSQNIERKYEVTSFEARLAQLEKEQKLIEQPK comes from the coding sequence ATGAGAAATTTATTTACAAAATTCAAATATTCAATTCAGGCGGATCTGCACGATATGTTTGACAAAAAGGTCGACAAAAACCCGATTAAAATGCTGAACCACTATATTCGTGAAGCAGAAAAACAAACAGAAGAAACAGGAAAGTTGCTTGCACGTCAGGCCCAGCTGAAAAAAGAGCTGGAAATCCAACTTTCACAAACAATCGAAATGCTGGAAAAGCGTGAAAATCAGCTTTTACTGGCCCAGTCAACTGAAGAGGCGGAACTGATTACGTTTGCACAGGAAGAAGTAACGGCTTACACTGCCAGAAAACATGCCCTTCTTTCAAGCATTGATGCTGCAAATACAGAATACTTTGCACTGGAACGCAAATTCGAAACGATGAAACATAAAATCAAAGACATGAAAGTGCGCCAGCTACAGCTGATGGGCAAAGAAAATGTTGTGCGTGCCAACCATCAGATGGATAAAGTTCTTACTTCGGACAATGCCGGCAATTTCGATGAACTATCAACTTATATTGATGAATTATCTCAGAACATCGAGCGTAAATATGAAGTAACCTCTTTTGAAGCTCGCTTGGCTCAGCTTGAAAAAGAACAAAAGCTCATAGAACAACCAAAATAA
- a CDS encoding YneF family protein yields the protein MALWLGITLIVVALIGGVAIGFYAARQYMMKYLKENPPINEQMIRVMMAQMGRKPSEKQVRQMMAQMNKFQDK from the coding sequence ATGGCTTTATGGTTAGGAATTACACTTATCGTCGTAGCTCTTATCGGGGGCGTGGCAATTGGGTTCTACGCAGCTCGTCAATATATGATGAAGTATTTAAAAGAAAACCCGCCAATTAATGAACAAATGATTCGCGTGATGATGGCACAAATGGGACGTAAACCGTCTGAAAAACAAGTGCGTCAAATGATGGCACAAATGAACAAATTCCAAGATAAATAA